In one Rugosibacter aromaticivorans genomic region, the following are encoded:
- a CDS encoding alpha/beta fold hydrolase, with protein sequence MRYWQDDPAAPLLVMLHGWGDISATWQFVVDALVRGWQVLAPDWRGFGLSQWNHDSYWFPDYVADLDALLEHCSPGTPVRLVAHSMGGNVACLYAGLRPERVAGLINLEGLGLPGRPATEAPAHYAQWLRQTRDVRGFRTYPDYAALAARLQNDNPRLSAAQAAFLAAHLGVEKATSDGQREIHLAIDPCHRWSNPIPYRLEEVMAIWRQVTAPVLWVTATESTAFKKLFAVDSADYRQRVACFQNIREVTLTDAGHNVQHDQPQKVAQLIDEFFLCTELLRNGSTER encoded by the coding sequence GTGCGTTATTGGCAAGATGACCCTGCTGCACCGTTACTGGTCATGCTGCACGGCTGGGGAGATATATCAGCCACCTGGCAGTTTGTTGTGGATGCGCTAGTGCGTGGCTGGCAGGTGCTGGCGCCTGACTGGCGCGGGTTCGGGTTGTCGCAATGGAACCATGACAGTTACTGGTTCCCCGACTATGTGGCTGATCTCGATGCCTTGCTAGAACACTGCTCCCCCGGGACGCCGGTGCGATTGGTGGCGCATAGCATGGGGGGTAATGTGGCGTGTTTGTATGCCGGGCTTCGTCCGGAACGTGTAGCAGGGCTGATCAATCTCGAAGGTTTAGGTTTGCCAGGCCGTCCGGCGACGGAAGCGCCGGCGCATTATGCCCAGTGGCTTCGGCAAACACGCGATGTGCGAGGGTTTCGCACGTATCCCGATTACGCCGCACTGGCGGCACGCTTGCAGAACGATAATCCGCGTTTGTCCGCTGCACAGGCAGCGTTTCTTGCAGCCCATCTGGGTGTGGAGAAAGCAACCAGTGACGGGCAGCGGGAAATTCATCTGGCGATTGATCCTTGTCACCGCTGGTCGAATCCCATTCCGTATCGGCTAGAGGAGGTGATGGCGATCTGGCGACAGGTGACGGCACCCGTGCTATGGGTGACTGCTACAGAATCGACCGCATTCAAGAAACTTTTTGCTGTGGATTCTGCGGACTATCGCCAGCGTGTGGCATGCTTTCAGAACATTCGCGAAGTCACGTTGACAGACGCCGGGCATAATGTACAGCATGATCAGCCGCAGAAAGTGGCACAATTGATCGACGAATTTTTTTTATGTACGGAGTTGCTGCGTAATGGAAGCACTGAACGCTGA
- a CDS encoding helix-turn-helix domain-containing protein: MRATTPSKDISHARWPSLNPTGSRTIAGYVAQQMPRVSEEVSGFLYEKKTTCDSDEHAKSMFGWNQSCDQMTPGAFDGKVVEMWIKGMQIFRATANRSVCQSGHFWKNYRVIGMPLEMSSMGLLSKQAITLDTLFTFQSELGFSLSTPEEFDAIAIAIPDTTLEKLMVERGIGSIRRLMGDTMNVLRPNPDKLVELRNCLTSALDPRNFRQELLHDPQAQQTMRSTIIDHVLETLRSAQPAPMRTRSFKAHSHLVHEAINLALANASEPPTVAGLCRRLKVSQRMLNYSFLETVGTAPLQYLRSRRLNGVRRDLRATSARPVTIGDVADRWGFRHLPRFAAEYRSLFGELPSETLRGTINSEFS; encoded by the coding sequence ATGCGTGCTACCACTCCATCCAAAGATATTTCTCATGCCCGATGGCCATCGCTGAACCCTACCGGGTCGCGCACCATCGCGGGCTACGTAGCGCAACAGATGCCGCGAGTGAGTGAGGAGGTATCCGGTTTTCTGTACGAGAAAAAAACCACTTGTGATTCCGATGAGCATGCCAAATCCATGTTTGGATGGAATCAGTCTTGTGATCAGATGACGCCTGGCGCTTTTGACGGCAAGGTGGTGGAGATGTGGATTAAGGGAATGCAGATCTTTCGAGCGACAGCTAATCGCTCGGTGTGTCAGAGCGGACACTTCTGGAAGAACTATCGCGTTATCGGTATGCCATTGGAGATGAGCAGCATGGGGTTGCTTTCCAAGCAGGCGATCACTCTTGACACGCTCTTTACCTTCCAGAGTGAGCTGGGATTTTCTTTATCAACACCAGAAGAATTTGATGCCATCGCAATTGCAATCCCAGATACAACGCTGGAAAAGTTGATGGTCGAGAGAGGAATAGGCAGCATCCGCCGACTGATGGGCGACACCATGAACGTCCTTCGGCCTAACCCGGACAAGCTAGTCGAACTGCGTAACTGTCTGACTTCCGCACTTGATCCTCGCAACTTTCGTCAGGAACTGCTGCATGACCCGCAGGCACAGCAGACAATGCGGTCGACGATCATTGATCACGTCCTGGAAACGCTTCGCTCCGCCCAGCCTGCGCCGATGCGCACGCGGTCTTTCAAGGCCCACAGCCATTTGGTCCATGAGGCCATCAATCTAGCGCTGGCCAATGCCAGCGAACCGCCGACGGTCGCAGGACTCTGTCGCCGGCTCAAGGTCAGCCAGCGCATGCTCAACTATAGTTTCCTGGAAACCGTCGGCACGGCTCCGCTCCAGTACTTGCGCAGTCGCCGCCTCAACGGGGTGCGCCGCGATCTGCGTGCCACTTCCGCCCGCCCGGTGACCATCGGGGATGTAGCTGACCGCTGGGGCTTCCGGCATTTGCCGCGCTTCGCGGCTGAATACCGCTCCCTATTCGGGGAGTTGCCCTCAGAGACACTGAGGGGCACCATCAATTCAGAATTCAGCTAG
- a CDS encoding DNA topoisomerase IV subunit B, with translation MATKASDSRASTYYDESSFRVLKGLEPVRERPGMYTRTDSPAHIIQEVIDNAADEALGGYAKNIHVTLHHSGAITVVDDGRGIPVGIHPEEKIPVVVLAFTRLHAGGKFDKRSGNSAYAFSGGLHGVGVAVTNALSKRVAVEVRREGKIWQIDFAEGGEKISPMTEAGTCGKQTGTRVTVWPDGKYFDTPTVSSVELERLLRSKAVLLPGVTVRLDTEQANGSTSSKTWSYPQGLAGYLIELAGRAENIAPLYAAEKYADSDHADFAPGEGAAWVIGWFVEAVSSESYVNLIPTVAGGTHESGLRAGVFEAVKSFIEHRALLPRGVKLQQDDVCSHMAYVLSTRLLDPQFQGQVKEKLNSREAVKLVSSMIRDPFEIWLNQHVEAGRAIAELAIHQALARQKNAQKVEKRKQSGVAVLPGKLSDCESTLLTENELFLVEGDSAGGSAKMARNKETQAILPLRGKVQNSWEIDAGRLFANAEIHDIAVALGIDPHDNSTADLSALRYGKVIIMSDADVDGAHIQTLLLTLFYRHFPALITAGHVHIAQPPLYRIDVPASGKKRPARRLYALDEGELAVIKDRLLKEGVPAHAIEVGRFKGLGEMNPEQLRETAMNPATRRVLSVTERPEVQTKALFNLLMGKGEAASRRTWMEANGHLVDADI, from the coding sequence ATGGCCACCAAAGCTTCTGATAGCCGCGCAAGTACTTATTATGATGAATCATCCTTCCGCGTTCTAAAAGGCTTAGAACCCGTACGCGAGCGGCCGGGCATGTACACCCGAACAGATTCACCGGCGCACATCATTCAGGAAGTGATTGACAACGCCGCCGACGAAGCGCTGGGCGGTTACGCTAAAAATATTCATGTCACGCTGCACCATAGCGGTGCTATTACCGTCGTTGATGATGGCCGTGGCATTCCCGTCGGCATTCATCCGGAAGAAAAAATTCCGGTGGTTGTACTGGCCTTTACGCGCCTGCATGCCGGTGGCAAGTTTGATAAGCGATCAGGCAATTCCGCCTATGCTTTTTCTGGCGGGTTGCATGGCGTGGGCGTGGCTGTTACCAATGCGTTGTCAAAACGCGTAGCGGTTGAGGTTCGCCGCGAAGGCAAGATATGGCAAATTGACTTTGCAGAAGGCGGCGAAAAAATCAGCCCGATGACAGAAGCAGGCACCTGTGGCAAACAAACCGGTACCCGTGTGACCGTGTGGCCTGACGGAAAGTATTTCGATACGCCCACGGTGTCATCCGTTGAGCTTGAGCGCTTGTTGCGCTCAAAAGCCGTGCTACTCCCTGGCGTCACCGTGCGCCTTGACACTGAACAGGCGAACGGCAGCACCAGCAGCAAAACCTGGAGCTATCCGCAAGGCCTGGCTGGCTATCTGATTGAACTGGCAGGGCGCGCTGAAAATATCGCCCCGCTGTATGCCGCTGAAAAATATGCCGATAGCGACCACGCTGACTTTGCCCCTGGCGAAGGTGCTGCCTGGGTCATCGGCTGGTTTGTTGAAGCCGTCTCATCTGAATCGTATGTCAACCTGATTCCTACCGTTGCTGGCGGCACGCATGAATCCGGTCTGCGCGCCGGTGTTTTTGAGGCGGTTAAATCTTTCATTGAACATCGCGCCCTGCTGCCGCGCGGCGTCAAGCTGCAGCAAGATGACGTCTGTAGCCACATGGCCTATGTGTTATCCACTCGCTTGCTTGACCCGCAGTTTCAAGGCCAGGTCAAAGAAAAACTCAACTCGCGCGAGGCCGTCAAGCTGGTATCCAGCATGATTCGCGACCCCTTTGAAATATGGCTCAATCAACACGTTGAGGCTGGTCGTGCCATTGCGGAATTAGCCATTCACCAGGCGCTCGCACGGCAAAAAAATGCGCAGAAAGTCGAAAAAAGAAAACAATCAGGAGTCGCCGTCCTGCCTGGCAAACTCTCCGATTGCGAATCCACTTTACTGACTGAAAACGAACTATTTTTGGTGGAAGGAGACTCAGCAGGTGGATCGGCCAAAATGGCGCGCAACAAAGAAACCCAGGCAATTTTGCCCTTGCGCGGCAAAGTCCAGAATTCGTGGGAAATTGATGCCGGGCGCCTGTTTGCCAATGCAGAAATTCATGACATTGCCGTCGCCCTGGGGATAGACCCGCATGACAACTCGACGGCTGATCTTTCCGCCTTACGTTACGGCAAAGTTATCATCATGTCGGATGCTGACGTGGATGGTGCACATATTCAAACGCTGTTGCTCACGCTGTTTTACCGGCACTTCCCAGCCCTCATTACAGCAGGTCATGTGCATATCGCGCAACCTCCGCTCTATCGCATTGATGTGCCCGCCAGCGGCAAGAAGAGACCGGCTCGACGATTGTATGCACTGGATGAAGGAGAACTGGCCGTGATCAAGGATCGTCTGCTGAAGGAAGGCGTCCCAGCCCATGCCATTGAAGTAGGACGCTTTAAGGGATTAGGAGAAATGAATCCCGAACAATTGCGCGAAACCGCCATGAATCCGGCAACACGGCGCGTCCTGTCCGTCACTGAACGTCCCGAAGTGCAAACCAAGGCGTTGTTTAATTTACTCATGGGCAAAGGCGAAGCCGCGTCACGTCGTACCTGGATGGAAGCCAATGGGCATCTGGTTGATGCCGATATTTAA